TGTCCGGACGCACCATGGTCGCCGACATTTTGGATGTACTACGATTATGCCAGCGGAGACAACGACCTGAGTTCAGGTGATGCGCATACCTTCAATCAGCAATTCCCATTCGGGCACTATTACTTTGGCTGGATGGACTTGATCGGCAGGCAGAACATCCATGATCTAAACGCCCATTTGTATCTGTACCCGAACAAGTGGACCACGATGTGGTTGCAATACCATCACTTCTATTTGGCCGAAGAACGCGACGCGCTCTATAACGCCGGCGGAGTGGCCTACCGACATGATCCGACGGGTGCCGCAGGGAACAACGTTGGTGACGAAATCGACTTGGTCTTAAATTTTCATCTGACGCGCTATTCAGATATTCTGGTCAGCTACAACAAGCTGTTCGGCGGGAAGTATCTAGAAGCGACCGCCAACGCCAACCAAGATAGCAATGCCGAAGCGTTGTATCTGATCTTCCAGCAACGTTGGTAATGAAGTCACCGCAGGGCTAAGGAAACGGTCAAGGACCGCCGATAGGTTTGCTTGGCAGATCTGTTTGGCGGTCCGTGTTCAGTGCTTGCCTGGGCGACTAGGTGTGTGAGCCAAAGACGGCTTCGTACAAACGCGTGAACTCGGGTGATCGATCTTCGCTTTGCTGAAAAATGCCATCGATCAGGTTGCGTTCGCTCTGGCGGATCGAGTCGCCGCTGCACAGCAGTTCCATCAGAAGAATAGCTTCTTCGCGAGAGACTTCGCCGTCTTCTAAGATGACGCTTCTGACGCAGGGAAATAGGATGGCATCAAATTCAGGGCAGATCTCGTCGGCGTTCTTCATCAATTCGACAAGAAACTTAACATCGTCGATGTCCAACTTCTTGTCGGCGACAAGGTTGCGTTCGATCAAAGTGACTTCGGCGGGCGAGATCTTCCGATCGGCCAAAACGATTTCACGAAGCTCTTCTAGATAGTTCATTTTCGCACCTGTTGGCTCGATGGGCACCCGTTTGGGAAATCTAGGTTGCGAACTGCGCGAATGCGAAGTCTTGCCACGCGTTTTCGAAACGCACGACGGATTGTTTGGGTTTTGCGGGTGCTGTTGTTCCATAGCGAAGAGCGACCGGTTGTTCGAATCGACTAGAATGTCGGATACCAATGTTCCGCTACCAGCAAGAGTTCGTCGCCGTGAAAACACGATTCTGTTTCCTTGTCTTTGCCGTCGTTTGTGCTTGGGGTCATCCCAGCGATGCGGGTGATTCTCCCGCATCTCGAGTGCTTGTGATTGGGATCGACGGTACCCGGGCGGACGCATTGAAAGCCGCCAAGACTCCAGCGATCGATCGGCTGATTCAGGACGGGGCATTCAGCGACGGGACAAAAATTCTTGGTCAGCGATACCGTGGCAACAACACCGTCAGCGGTCCTGGATGGTCAAGCTTTTTGACAGGTGTTTGGGCTGACAAGCACGGTGTCGATGACAACTCATTCGAAGGCCGGAACTACGAAGCGTTCCCTCATCTGTTCAATCGTGTGAAGAGTCAATTTCCAGGGGCGACGACGGCATCGTTTGTAGACTGGGAACCGATTGACCAGTACATCGTTTCGGACGCCGATGTCCAAAAGGTATATCCGGCCGAAGGTGCAGATGACTACGCCGAAAAAGACGAAACGATAACCGTGGATGCTTGTCAGTATCTTTCCGAGTCGGATCCGCATGCGGTGGTCGTTTATCTTGGTGCGATCGATGAAACCGGGCACCACAACGGTTTTCACCCCTCGGTTCCTGCTTACATCTCGGCGATCGAAAAGGTTGACACACAGATCGGTCGTTTGGTTGATGCGGTAAGGTCGCGTCCAAACTATCAAAGCGAGAATTGGTTGGTTGTCATTTCAACGGATCATGGCGGTCGTGGAGTCAGTCATGGCGATGGACACGATGTTCCCGAGATCAATACAACGTTTCTGGTCGTCAGTGGGCAAGCCGCACGGAAGGGAGCAATCAAGGAACAAACTTATGTCGTTGACGTGACGGCCACCGCATTGTCACATCTTGGCGTTAGGATCAAGCCGGAATGGAAGTTGGATGGTAGGCCAGTCGGACTAGAGAACGTGTCGTCCTCCAAAGCGGTTCCCTAACAATGCTGCAGTTCCGTTTCGTATTAACCTTGGTAACGCTGTTTGTCGGCTGGAATTTTATCGGTTGGGATTTCATAGCCGCAGACGATTTCTTTGTCGACAAAGTCGCTCCGTTATTGCAGCGACGATGTCTCGATTGTCACAACGACGGACTGAGCAAAGGCGACTTTTCACTGTCGAACGCTTTACATTTGGAAGACTCTGGGTTTGTTGATCCGGGAAACCCGCAAGACAGTTATCTCATCGAGCTAGTGACACCCGTCGACGGGAAAGCTGAGATGCCGCAAGATGCGGCCCCGTTGAACGATGACGAAATCGCGATTTTGCGAGAGTGGATTTCACAAGGTGCGACGTGGACCCCATCGATAACGCTTCAGCCATTCGAGGTGACTGATCGAGATTGGTGGTCGCTAAAGCCGATTCAAAACACAGACGCTCCCGATGGCAACGGGGATTTCGATCATGCCAGCGTCAATCCTGTTGACGCGTTTATTGATCGTGCATTGCGAATCAAAGGTTTGCAGCCGGTCGAGCGAGCTTCTCCAGCAGTATTGATACGGCGATTGACGTACGATTTGACTGGGTTGGCACCGACGCCAGATGAAGTCGAGTCCTTCATACAAGATTGGTCAGTCAGTTCTCGCTCGGCTTGGGAGACGCTCGTCGATCGCCTCTTATCATCGGAGCGGTTCGGTGAGAAGTTTGCCCAGCATTGGCTTGATGTCGCTCGCTATGCCGAAACCCACGGATTCGACAAAGATAAGCCTCGTCAAAACGCATGGCCTTATCGCGATTATGTGATTCGCGCGTTCAACAACGATAAGCCTTACGACCGTTTCGTTCAGGAGCAGGTTGCCGGCGATGTGCTGTTCAAGAATGATCCGGAGGGCGTGCTGGGGCTAGGCTTTTTGGCAGCCGGGCCATGGGATTTTATCAGCCACTGGGAGGTCGGCGAATCAAAGCTTGATGGACGGATTGCCAAGCACCTGGATCGCGACGAAATGATTGCGGCGGTGTTCAACGTTTTTCAAAGCACGACAGTGCAGTGTGCCCAGTGTCACCACCATAAATTTGATCCGATTCGGATGGAGGACTACTACCGACTGCATGCGGTCTTTGCGGCTGTTGACCGAGCCGATCGTGTTTATGCAGGTCTGTCCAATGAGCAGCAGCAACAGAAAGATCGGTTGATTGCGCAGATCGATGAATTGGAGCACGAACGCGATTCGTTACGCCGCGAGCAAAATGAAGCGATCGCACGGCAGACTCAATCGATCGATGAACAAATCAGCGAGCTGAAGCTACGTTTCGGATCAAGCGAGCCGCAGCACCCTCATTTCGGATACCACAGCCAGATCGAGTCGGAAAGCGAGGTTGAAAAATGGGTGCAGATCGATTTCGACAAGCCGTTTGCCATTGATGAAATACAGATCTTTCCAGCATTCGACCAGTACGCTGATATCGGTGCAGGATTTGGATTCCCTGTTCGCTATCGTGTCGAAGCATCCGTAGACGGATCATTCGACAATCGCCCTGCGTTGTTGCTCGATGCATCCGATCGAGATCAGGACAATCCTGGATGCACGACGTTATCAATCGAAGCTGACTTAAAGGCGATTCGATCGATTCGGATTACGGCGACAAAATTGCGCGAACGTCGTGACGATTTTATTTTTGCATTGGCAGAAATCAAAGTTCTTGCCGGTGGGAACAACGTCGCGAAAGGGGCTCAGGTGACGGCCAAAGATAGTATCGAAGCCCCAGTGCGTTGGTCAAAGTCTAACTTGGTCGACGGCATCTACTACAAAGAACTAACCGATGAATCAGCAGAGGCTCAATTGCAGCAGCTCCGGATCAAACGTGAGCAGCTGGTAAGGAAGTTTCGTTCGAAGGAATCTCTGGAAACGATTGCCGGTTTGAATCAGTCGATTGAGAAGCGAAAGGTTCAGCTCAATCACATCCCCGAGGGGCAGTTCGTCTATGCGGCATCAACGGTGTTTCCCGGCGGAGGTCAGTTCAAAGCAACCAATGGAAAGCCTCGCCCAATTCATTTGCTGCGGCGTGGTGATCTAAAGAGTCCTGCCGAGGCAATGACACCGGGCGTGCCTTCGATGTGGGGCGGAGAACGGCTGCCGTTCTTTGAAAATGGAGCGTGGGATGAGGGAGAGGCCCGCTTGAGGCTCGCACGGTACCTAACGCAGGATGACAATCCACTGGTTTGGCGATCGATTGTCAATCGAATTTGGGGATGGACTTTCGGGGCTCCGATCGTGGGGACATCGAATGACTTTGGAAGAAGCGGTCAACAGCCAACCCATCCCGAGTTGTTGGACTACCTCGCTGCGAAAATGCGGGATGATCCTAACCATTCAATCAAGTCTATCGTGCGATTGCTGGTGTCCAGTGATGCGTATCAACGGTCCAGTCGCATTGATCCGGCAATGCAGGGAATCGATGCGGAGAATGCGTACTATTGGCGTTTCAATCGACGGCGACTGACCGCAGAAGAGTTCCGCGATTCGCTTTACCAGATCGCAGGGATACTTGATCTTAAGATGGGAGGCCCGAGTTTTCGTGATTTTGTAGTCGAGAAGCCCGAGCATTCACCTCACTACGAATACGAACTGCATGACCTCGACGATCCCACTTCACATCGACGCAGTGTGTATCGTTTTATTGTCCGCTCTCAACCGCAGCCAATGCTGACGACGCTGGACTGTGCCGATCCTTCGATCAGTATTCCGCGGCGAGACGAATCGACAACGGCATTGCAGGCATTGACATATTGGAACGATCGCTTGGTTGAGTTCATTGCTGAGCAATTTGGCGAGCAGCTTCGGAAGCGATCACCGACGAATGAACAACGTGTGCGAGACGCCTGTCGTTGCGCACTTGGACGTGAACCGTCTGACTTTGAACTGACTGAATTGCAAAGTCATTTACGGCGTCACGGAGAAGCGAGTTTGGCACGTGTGATTTTCAATCTGAATGCGTTTCTGTATCTGGACTAGTGCTTCGTTTCAACTCGATTTTAGGACTAGCCGTATGGCGTTGGCCACGGTTTCAGTGCAATAACCGGGGCTAACGCCCGTGGGCTGATGAACCAAACCCGTATTCTTATATGGAACGAAGCACTAGAGGGCATTCATGATTCATCGACGACAACTGTTGGGCACAATGGGAGGGGCGTTCGCTGGGTTGGCATTGGGCGATCTACTAGCACGAGATGGCGTGCTCACAGAGAGATTGCATCATCCTCCAAAAGCGAAGCGTGTGGTTCAGCTGTTCATGGCAGGGGCTGCCAGCCACGTCGATCTTTTTGACTTTAAACCGTTGTTGAAGCAGCGACATGGTCAGCCTTGGGATCCTGGCGAAAAGGTTGAGCTGTTCCAAAGCATGCCGGGTGCCTGCCTAGCAAGCCCTTGGTCGTTTGATCGCTATGGCGAACAAGGCAAGCACCTCAGTGAGATCGTGCGTCCGCTGGGGAAGGTTGTCGACGACATCGCTTTTGTTCACAACGTGATCGGAAAGACCGGAGTTCATAGTCAGGGGACTTTGTTGCAGACGACCGGATTTAGCTTTACCGGATTTCCAAGTGCAGGATCCTGGATTTCATACGCCCTGGGCAGTGAAACGGAAAACTTGCCTTCCTTTGTCGTGCTTCCAGATCATCGTGGTCTTGCATCGAACGGGGCAAAGAATTGGTCGCCGGCATTCTTACCGGCTGAATTTCAAGGGACGCAAATTCGTGTTGGCAGCGACGATCCGATTGCCAATCTCTTTGCCCCGAAAAGTGAATTCATCAATCGTGAAAGCGACCGAGATGGGCTGGCTGTCTTGAACCGATTGAATACCGAACACGCGGCACAGCGCATCGGTGATAACCGTTTGCAAGCTCGAGTGAAGTCCTACGAGCTGGCCGCTAGGATGCAGTTGAGTGCCAGCGATGCGTTGGATCTCAATGACGAACCGCAGTACATCCACGACATGTACGGTTTGGCAAAAGAGGGGCCGGGAGTGAATGACCAAGAGATCAACGTCAAAGCCGAGACTGAATTTTTTGGCCGCAAATGTCTGATCGCTCGACGTTTGTTGGAACGTGGCGTCCGGTTCGTGCAAATCTGGAGCGGCAATGACAACGGTTTTCCGCGACGTAATTGGGATTCACATGAAAACATCAAGCGAGATCACGAGCCATTGGCGATGGGGATGGCAAAGGGTGCCGCGGCACTGATTGAAGATCTGAAGCAGCGTGATCTCCTGAAAGACACTTTAATATTGTGGACGACCGAATTTGGCAGAATGCCTTGTTCGCAAGGTAGCCATGGACGCGATCACAATCCGTTTGTTTTCACCAATTGGCTCTGTGGCGGTGGGATCAAGCCGGGGACTTACGGCGAGTCGGATGAATGGGGCTTTCGCCCACTGGACCAGCAAAGCCCAACCCAAGTCTATGACATCTACGCAACAATCCTACATCAGTTGGGCATCGATCACACCAAACTGACAGTTAAGAACAACGGGATCGAACGCCGACTGACCGACGTGCACGGACATGTCATCAGCGAGATGGTCTAGCAACCTATCGATATTAAATTGTCGCCCTTCACTCCTTGAAGGTGGCATTCTTTACCGCTGGTTTTGTGAAGTAGAAAGCAGGTCTTGTAGAGATCAAACCTGAGAATCTACAGGCCGCTAAGTTAAAACCGGATTCGCAGGGACGCGGTGACGGCTTCACGGTGAGGACGCCGGTCAGTTGCTAGTTGACCGCGGCCAGCTCTTCGGCTGCGAAAGATTTTTCTCGTGCGAAACCCGAAATCATGTCCAACCGGATAACCTGGATCAGGTCTTTGGTTTCTTCGTCTTGAACAAAGCCTTGGATCCAGTCATCACCCCCCAGCAAGTTGTGCGGAAGGTAGTTGTCTTTCTGGAATTCTTTTACATCACAGACGCTGTCGACAACCAGTCCGGCTCGCTTGTTGTCTCGTTCAACGACTACGACAACGCCGATATGAAAACGCTGGACCAGGTCGCAAGCATTCGAGAAAAGTTCCAGAAGCTCTTGCAGATCGTTCGCTTTGGCGTGCTCGATGATGGCATTGGCCTTCTCGGTGTCGCCTTTGGCTACTAGGGCAGTAACTTTTTCCGCGATGGCATGAATGCGTTGGTGAGGCCCGTTGAATCGCGACATGATATCGACCAAGGCGATTTGGTCGCGGGCGAAACGGTTCATTTCTTCTGGGTCGGCCAACAACTGGTCGTACCACTTTCCAAACTTGCACTCGTGTGGATCGGTCGCAAGTTGAAATTCCGTTCCTTGGTGGACGGAGGCGTCGAGTTGATCCAACCAGAAAATATGGTCACGCTTGCGTTCTTCGAGCATTTCGATGATCGCATCGTTTTCATTCTTCAGGCTAGTCATGCCGAACATGGTGCGGATGTTCTGCACACACAAAGTTTGCCCGCGAAGGTTGATCATCCCTTCAACATGGGACGGCATCCCTGGCAATGGCGTGATGTTCAGCTTCTGAAGCGCGAGTAGTTCAAGTACACAATCGACTTGAATCGCATACGATTCACCACCAACCTTGCAGATTAGCAATGGGTTTGCACAGGTGCCGTTCAATCCGATCATTGTCAAGTTCTGCCTAGTTTTGAGGGCAACCTGGCATTTGAGCCTAATTCCCCGATGCCAGTGTTTGGTCAGCCTTCTGTGTCAGTCGATGGTTGGAAATCCGTTCACAACAGACGTATCAATGACACAACCATCCAGATATCTGACTATACAACTTGCTAAGAAGTAATCTGGCAGGCTGAAGGCAAACCCTCACGGTGATAACCGGTCATGATCCAAAAACGTGGTTCGGCTGTGGGGTCACGCTGGTCATGTTCATTGATTCAAGGTTCGCGATCGACCGAATCTGATCAGTTCATCTGAACGAAACGACGGTAAAACGTCTGAACCCAGCTGGTGAATCAAATTCGCTAAAGGTTTTTAGCAATACCCAGAATCCACGAGTTGGTCCGTTGCCGAGCTAAATGTAGCCTTCGTCCAACCGCCCCGGACAATCAGACGCGAAGCATCTCGGAAGTCTATCAACCATCCTTTCAGTCATGGCTGAAAGTCTGAGGCACGGCAGATACGAAAGCCTACTGAGAAATAGTGCAGCTTCTTTGAGTCGGCGCCGCTTCGACTGAGTCGGATTCTGTCTTGAACGGAGTCATCGATGTCACCACCGCGAATTGGCTGTTGATCATTGCGGTGACCACGGGAGATGCACCATTCACGTACGCCGCCATACATGCCGAACATTCCGGTGGGTAGAGGCTTCATCGAATCGACTGGCGTTTGGATTTGATATTGATTGGGGATCGAACCATAAACTTTTAATAGTTCCGCGTCGTCGCCCCATCCAAAAGTTGTTGTCGCATCTCCGAAACAGCAACGAGTCCATTCGTCTGGGAAAAGCAAACGATAGCCACGGCGATTTTTATAGTCCGGATAGATCCCGATGCTATCGAGCTCCTCTTCGCTCGCCGGATAACATTGGTCATCTTCATCGAGTCCCTCCTGTTCGGTCAACCATCGACAGTACTTCGTCGCGGCATACCAATCGATCAAGATCGCGGGGCAATGGTCATCTGGCAATCGCCGGTGATACTGGGTGTTATCGCTCTTGCCAGTTGGGTGTTCTCGGTTGAATGCGGCAAAGTCGGCTTTTGTGACCTCGCAGGCCCCGACATCCAACGACAGTCCTGGCCAATCGAAGCGGATGAATGTTTGCTTGTGTTGGTTGATTGACCATTTCTGATCCAGTGGTGCCTTTTTGCCAGCCAGCTCGGCAACCTGTTCATGAAGCCAGTTGGATTTTCCGTCGAGCTTTCGGAGGGCCCACCATGCGGCACTGTGCACTTCGGGTGATTTGGACGAGACGAATTGTTTTCGACAGCGATCGATTGCCTGTTCAAGTTCAGATTCTGACAAACGTTCTGTGTCGAGTGATCCGAGCAGCAGCAACAACGCGGCTTCAATAGAGGGATCTTTCGATGAAGCGAAAAGTTTGTCGATATAGCCGGGGGAGGTGTTCAGTAACGCTGTTCGTTCGATGATTTGCGATCGGCCGTTGGGGTTTGAACTGTGGCCAAGTAAACGGAGGAGTGTTTCAAAATTCTGTTTATGGAA
The Stieleria sp. JC731 genome window above contains:
- a CDS encoding chemotaxis protein CheW — encoded protein: MIGLNGTCANPLLICKVGGESYAIQVDCVLELLALQKLNITPLPGMPSHVEGMINLRGQTLCVQNIRTMFGMTSLKNENDAIIEMLEERKRDHIFWLDQLDASVHQGTEFQLATDPHECKFGKWYDQLLADPEEMNRFARDQIALVDIMSRFNGPHQRIHAIAEKVTALVAKGDTEKANAIIEHAKANDLQELLELFSNACDLVQRFHIGVVVVVERDNKRAGLVVDSVCDVKEFQKDNYLPHNLLGGDDWIQGFVQDEETKDLIQVIRLDMISGFAREKSFAAEELAAVN
- a CDS encoding PSD1 and planctomycete cytochrome C domain-containing protein, with the translated sequence MLQFRFVLTLVTLFVGWNFIGWDFIAADDFFVDKVAPLLQRRCLDCHNDGLSKGDFSLSNALHLEDSGFVDPGNPQDSYLIELVTPVDGKAEMPQDAAPLNDDEIAILREWISQGATWTPSITLQPFEVTDRDWWSLKPIQNTDAPDGNGDFDHASVNPVDAFIDRALRIKGLQPVERASPAVLIRRLTYDLTGLAPTPDEVESFIQDWSVSSRSAWETLVDRLLSSERFGEKFAQHWLDVARYAETHGFDKDKPRQNAWPYRDYVIRAFNNDKPYDRFVQEQVAGDVLFKNDPEGVLGLGFLAAGPWDFISHWEVGESKLDGRIAKHLDRDEMIAAVFNVFQSTTVQCAQCHHHKFDPIRMEDYYRLHAVFAAVDRADRVYAGLSNEQQQQKDRLIAQIDELEHERDSLRREQNEAIARQTQSIDEQISELKLRFGSSEPQHPHFGYHSQIESESEVEKWVQIDFDKPFAIDEIQIFPAFDQYADIGAGFGFPVRYRVEASVDGSFDNRPALLLDASDRDQDNPGCTTLSIEADLKAIRSIRITATKLRERRDDFIFALAEIKVLAGGNNVAKGAQVTAKDSIEAPVRWSKSNLVDGIYYKELTDESAEAQLQQLRIKREQLVRKFRSKESLETIAGLNQSIEKRKVQLNHIPEGQFVYAASTVFPGGGQFKATNGKPRPIHLLRRGDLKSPAEAMTPGVPSMWGGERLPFFENGAWDEGEARLRLARYLTQDDNPLVWRSIVNRIWGWTFGAPIVGTSNDFGRSGQQPTHPELLDYLAAKMRDDPNHSIKSIVRLLVSSDAYQRSSRIDPAMQGIDAENAYYWRFNRRRLTAEEFRDSLYQIAGILDLKMGGPSFRDFVVEKPEHSPHYEYELHDLDDPTSHRRSVYRFIVRSQPQPMLTTLDCADPSISIPRRDESTTALQALTYWNDRLVEFIAEQFGEQLRKRSPTNEQRVRDACRCALGREPSDFELTELQSHLRRHGEASLARVIFNLNAFLYLD
- a CDS encoding DUF1501 domain-containing protein; the encoded protein is MIHRRQLLGTMGGAFAGLALGDLLARDGVLTERLHHPPKAKRVVQLFMAGAASHVDLFDFKPLLKQRHGQPWDPGEKVELFQSMPGACLASPWSFDRYGEQGKHLSEIVRPLGKVVDDIAFVHNVIGKTGVHSQGTLLQTTGFSFTGFPSAGSWISYALGSETENLPSFVVLPDHRGLASNGAKNWSPAFLPAEFQGTQIRVGSDDPIANLFAPKSEFINRESDRDGLAVLNRLNTEHAAQRIGDNRLQARVKSYELAARMQLSASDALDLNDEPQYIHDMYGLAKEGPGVNDQEINVKAETEFFGRKCLIARRLLERGVRFVQIWSGNDNGFPRRNWDSHENIKRDHEPLAMGMAKGAAALIEDLKQRDLLKDTLILWTTEFGRMPCSQGSHGRDHNPFVFTNWLCGGGIKPGTYGESDEWGFRPLDQQSPTQVYDIYATILHQLGIDHTKLTVKNNGIERRLTDVHGHVISEMV
- a CDS encoding alkaline phosphatase family protein, with translation MFRYQQEFVAVKTRFCFLVFAVVCAWGHPSDAGDSPASRVLVIGIDGTRADALKAAKTPAIDRLIQDGAFSDGTKILGQRYRGNNTVSGPGWSSFLTGVWADKHGVDDNSFEGRNYEAFPHLFNRVKSQFPGATTASFVDWEPIDQYIVSDADVQKVYPAEGADDYAEKDETITVDACQYLSESDPHAVVVYLGAIDETGHHNGFHPSVPAYISAIEKVDTQIGRLVDAVRSRPNYQSENWLVVISTDHGGRGVSHGDGHDVPEINTTFLVVSGQAARKGAIKEQTYVVDVTATALSHLGVRIKPEWKLDGRPVGLENVSSSKAVP